From one Simplicispira suum genomic stretch:
- a CDS encoding 3-deoxy-7-phosphoheptulonate synthase gives MTAAAHPSSDAWYRSVEKTSETDDERIKEITVLPPPEHLIRFFPIRGTKAESLIKRTRRSIHDIMAGKDDRLLVVIGPCSIHNPEAALDYARKLQTARERYKDTLEIVMRVYFEKPRTTVGWKGLINDPYLDESYRIDEGLRIARQLLIDINRLGVPAGSEFLDVISPQYIGDLISWGAIGARTTESQVHRELASGLSAPIGFKNGTDGNIRIATDAIQSASRGHHFLSVHKNGQVAIVDTKGNKDCHVILRGGKTPNYDAASVAAACKDLGAAKLPATLMVDCSHANSSKQHERQQDVARDIAAQVAAGSRSVFGLMIESHLVAGAQKFTPGKDQPAALTYGQSITDACLGWDASLATLEELAAAVTTRRKAAV, from the coding sequence ATGACTGCAGCAGCACACCCTTCCAGCGATGCCTGGTACCGAAGCGTCGAGAAAACCAGCGAAACCGACGACGAACGCATCAAGGAAATCACCGTGTTGCCACCCCCAGAGCATCTGATCCGCTTCTTCCCGATTCGCGGAACCAAGGCCGAGAGCCTGATCAAGCGCACGCGGCGCAGCATCCACGACATCATGGCCGGCAAGGACGATCGCCTGCTGGTGGTCATCGGTCCGTGCTCCATCCACAACCCGGAAGCGGCGCTGGACTATGCCCGCAAGCTGCAGACGGCGCGCGAAAGGTACAAGGACACTCTGGAAATCGTGATGCGCGTGTACTTTGAAAAACCGCGCACCACGGTGGGCTGGAAAGGCCTCATCAACGATCCCTACCTGGACGAGAGCTACCGCATCGACGAAGGCCTGCGCATCGCGCGCCAGCTGCTGATCGACATCAACCGCCTGGGCGTGCCGGCGGGCAGCGAGTTCCTCGACGTGATCTCGCCCCAGTACATCGGTGATCTGATCAGCTGGGGCGCCATCGGCGCGCGCACCACCGAAAGCCAGGTGCACCGCGAGCTGGCGTCGGGCCTGTCGGCACCCATCGGCTTCAAGAACGGCACCGATGGCAACATCCGCATCGCCACCGACGCCATCCAGTCGGCCAGCCGCGGTCACCACTTTTTGTCGGTGCACAAGAACGGCCAGGTGGCGATTGTCGATACCAAGGGCAACAAGGATTGCCACGTGATCCTGCGCGGCGGCAAGACGCCCAACTACGACGCCGCCAGCGTGGCGGCTGCGTGCAAGGACCTCGGAGCCGCCAAACTGCCAGCGACCTTGATGGTCGACTGCAGCCACGCCAACAGCAGCAAACAGCACGAACGCCAGCAGGATGTGGCGCGCGACATTGCGGCGCAAGTGGCTGCGGGCTCGCGCAGCGTCTTCGGTTTGATGATCGAGAGCCATCTGGTGGCGGGTGCCCAGAAGTTCACGCCCGGCAAAGACCAGCCCGCAGCGCTGACCTACGGTCAGAGCATTACCGATGCCTGCCTGGGCTGGGACGCGTCACTGGCCACGTTGGAAGAACTCGCGGCTGCGGTCACCACCCGGCGCAAGGCGGCGGTGTAA
- a CDS encoding TlpA family protein disulfide reductase has product MTEPLRPSADVPGVPHPSRRRLLYAGVAAAAAATGAAWAWWRLQPHGDPAASAGDAAFFEQSFETPDGVPLVAAAFHGKPLLLNFWATWCPPCIAELPLLNGFYGEQRAKGWQVLGLAVDKAPAVRKFLERSPVDFPIGMAGLSGTELSRSLGNLAGGLPFSVVFAADGRVVHRKMGQIKPEDLQAWTATVR; this is encoded by the coding sequence GTGACCGAACCCCTTCGCCCCTCTGCCGACGTGCCTGGCGTGCCGCACCCGAGCCGGCGCCGTCTGCTGTACGCAGGGGTGGCCGCCGCCGCTGCAGCCACGGGGGCTGCGTGGGCCTGGTGGCGCCTGCAGCCCCATGGCGATCCTGCCGCGTCGGCGGGCGATGCGGCGTTTTTCGAGCAAAGTTTTGAGACCCCCGATGGCGTGCCGCTGGTGGCCGCAGCCTTTCACGGCAAGCCGCTGCTGCTCAATTTCTGGGCCACCTGGTGCCCGCCCTGCATCGCCGAACTGCCTTTGCTGAACGGTTTCTATGGCGAGCAGCGGGCGAAGGGCTGGCAGGTGCTGGGACTGGCCGTGGACAAGGCTCCTGCAGTGCGCAAGTTCCTCGAGCGCAGTCCGGTGGACTTTCCCATAGGTATGGCGGGTCTGAGCGGTACAGAACTCTCGCGTTCGCTGGGCAACCTGGCAGGCGGACTGCCGTTCAGCGTGGTGTTTGCCGCCGATGGCAGGGTGGTGCACCGTAAAATGGGGCAGATCAAGCCAGAAGATCTGCAGGCCTGGACCGCGACGGTCCGCTGA
- the mpl gene encoding UDP-N-acetylmuramate:L-alanyl-gamma-D-glutamyl-meso-diaminopimelate ligase: MHIHILGICGTFMGGLAALAREAGHRVTGCDAGVYPPMSEQLRALGIDLIEGFGADQMALAPDMFVVGNVVSRAHLPDGSPKFALMEAILDAGARYTSGPQWLSEHILAGRHVLAVAGTHGKTTTTSMLAWILESSGLAPGFLVGGVPLNFGVSARLGSSEQPGTQGGAPLFVIEADEYDTAFFDKRSKFVHYRPRTAVLNNLEFDHADIFDDLAAIERQFHHLVRTVPASGCVVVNGLEESLARVLHAGCWSPVSSFGSAVSDWSASGEPGAFDILLRGQRVARLEWALTGTHNQLNALAAIAAAAHVGVEPAVAAQALQTFQNVRRRMELRGTVRGIAVYDDFAHHPTAIRTTLDGLRRSLGGQARILAAFEPRSNTMKLGTMKAQLPWALESADLAFCHTAGLDWDADAALAPMGTGPGGRAQTAATLDQLVQQITQAALPGDHIVCMSNGAFGGVHARLLEALAHSSATV, translated from the coding sequence ATGCACATTCACATTCTCGGCATCTGCGGCACCTTCATGGGTGGCCTGGCCGCACTCGCGCGCGAGGCCGGCCACCGCGTAACCGGTTGCGATGCGGGTGTTTACCCGCCCATGAGCGAGCAATTGCGCGCACTGGGCATCGATCTGATCGAAGGGTTTGGCGCTGACCAAATGGCGCTGGCCCCCGATATGTTCGTGGTCGGCAACGTCGTCAGTCGCGCCCACCTGCCAGACGGCAGTCCCAAGTTTGCGCTGATGGAAGCGATTCTGGACGCCGGCGCACGCTACACCAGCGGTCCCCAGTGGTTGAGCGAGCACATTCTGGCCGGCCGCCACGTGCTGGCGGTGGCAGGCACGCACGGCAAGACGACAACGACCTCGATGCTGGCCTGGATTCTCGAGTCCAGCGGCCTGGCACCGGGCTTTCTGGTGGGGGGCGTACCGCTCAACTTCGGCGTTTCGGCTCGCCTGGGGTCGAGCGAGCAGCCGGGAACGCAGGGTGGTGCACCGCTCTTTGTCATCGAGGCCGACGAGTACGACACGGCGTTCTTCGACAAGCGCAGCAAGTTCGTGCACTACCGGCCGCGCACCGCCGTGCTCAACAACCTGGAGTTCGATCACGCCGACATCTTTGACGATCTTGCTGCCATCGAGCGCCAATTCCACCACTTGGTGCGCACCGTGCCGGCGTCAGGCTGCGTGGTGGTGAATGGCCTGGAAGAAAGCCTGGCACGCGTGCTGCACGCGGGCTGCTGGAGTCCGGTCAGCAGTTTTGGCAGTGCGGTCAGCGACTGGAGCGCAAGTGGCGAGCCAGGCGCCTTCGACATCTTGCTGCGCGGCCAGCGCGTCGCGCGTCTGGAGTGGGCACTGACCGGCACGCACAACCAGCTCAATGCCCTGGCGGCCATCGCCGCAGCAGCGCATGTGGGCGTAGAGCCGGCAGTGGCGGCGCAGGCACTGCAGACCTTTCAAAACGTGCGCCGGCGCATGGAACTGCGCGGTACGGTGCGCGGCATTGCGGTGTACGACGACTTTGCCCACCACCCGACCGCCATACGCACCACCCTGGACGGCCTGCGCCGCAGCCTGGGCGGCCAGGCGCGCATCCTTGCGGCGTTCGAGCCGCGCAGCAATACCATGAAGCTGGGCACCATGAAGGCCCAATTGCCCTGGGCTCTGGAGAGCGCCGACCTGGCGTTTTGCCATACTGCGGGGCTGGACTGGGATGCCGACGCCGCGCTGGCGCCCATGGGTACCGGTCCAGGCGGGCGCGCCCAAACTGCTGCCACGCTGGATCAATTGGTGCAGCAGATCACCCAGGCAGCGCTGCCCGGAGACCACATTGTGTGCATGAGCAACGGGGCCTTCGGCGGCGTGCACGCGCGCCTGCTCGAAGCGCTGGCGCATTCATCTGCTACTGTTTAA
- the accC gene encoding acetyl-CoA carboxylase biotin carboxylase subunit — translation MFKKILVANRGEIALRIQRACHELGVKAVMVYSEADRDAKYIKLAEEAVCIGPAPSPLSYLNMPAIISAAEVTDAEAIHPGYGFLSENADFAERVEKSGFQFIGPTPESIRTMGDKVSAKQAMIKAGVPCVPGSEGELPEDPVQIRRIAKSVGYPVIIKAAGGGGGRGMRVVHTEAALINAVQMTKAEAGAAFGNPAVYMEKFLQNPRHIEIQVLADKHRNAVYLGERDCSMQRRHQKVIEEAPAPGIARKLIEKIGERCVAACKKIGYRGAGTFEFLYENGEFYFIEMNTRVQVEHPVTEWITGVDIVRTQIMVAAGEKLPFTQRQIQIRGHAIECRINAEDPYKFIPSPGRITTWHAPGGPGVRVDSHVYTNYYVPPNYDSMIGKIIVHGDTRDQALARMRTALSETVIEGINTNVPLHRELMVDANFVTGGTNIHYLEEWLSQRKR, via the coding sequence ATGTTTAAGAAGATTCTGGTTGCGAATAGGGGGGAGATCGCCCTCCGTATCCAGCGTGCCTGCCATGAACTGGGTGTCAAGGCAGTGATGGTGTATTCCGAGGCCGATCGCGACGCCAAATACATCAAGCTGGCCGAAGAAGCCGTGTGCATCGGGCCGGCCCCTTCGCCGCTGTCTTACCTCAATATGCCTGCCATCATCTCGGCAGCCGAAGTGACAGACGCAGAAGCCATCCATCCTGGCTATGGTTTTTTGAGCGAGAACGCCGACTTTGCCGAGCGTGTGGAGAAAAGCGGCTTCCAATTCATCGGCCCGACGCCGGAGTCGATCCGGACCATGGGCGACAAGGTGTCGGCCAAGCAGGCCATGATCAAGGCGGGCGTGCCATGTGTGCCGGGCTCGGAAGGGGAACTGCCGGAAGACCCGGTGCAGATTCGCCGCATTGCCAAAAGCGTGGGCTACCCCGTCATCATCAAGGCGGCGGGCGGCGGCGGCGGGCGCGGCATGCGGGTGGTGCACACCGAAGCGGCACTGATCAACGCGGTGCAGATGACCAAGGCGGAGGCTGGGGCGGCCTTCGGCAATCCGGCGGTGTACATGGAGAAATTTCTCCAGAACCCGCGCCATATTGAAATTCAGGTGCTGGCCGACAAGCACCGCAATGCGGTGTACTTGGGTGAACGCGACTGCTCCATGCAGCGGCGCCACCAAAAAGTGATCGAAGAGGCGCCCGCGCCTGGCATTGCGCGCAAGCTGATCGAAAAAATTGGCGAGCGTTGCGTGGCAGCCTGCAAAAAAATCGGCTACCGCGGCGCTGGTACGTTCGAGTTTCTGTACGAGAACGGCGAGTTCTATTTCATCGAGATGAACACCCGCGTGCAGGTGGAGCACCCGGTGACCGAGTGGATTACGGGCGTGGACATCGTGCGCACCCAGATCATGGTGGCTGCTGGAGAGAAGCTGCCGTTCACGCAGCGCCAGATTCAAATTCGCGGCCATGCGATCGAATGCCGCATCAACGCCGAAGATCCGTACAAGTTCATTCCGTCACCGGGACGTATCACCACCTGGCACGCACCGGGCGGGCCGGGGGTACGGGTTGATTCGCATGTCTATACCAACTACTACGTGCCACCCAACTACGACTCGATGATCGGCAAGATCATTGTGCACGGCGATACGAGGGACCAGGCGCTCGCGCGCATGCGCACGGCCTTGTCCGAGACGGTGATCGAGGGCATCAACACCAACGTGCCGCTGCACCGTGAGCTGATGGTGGATGCCAACTTCGTCACGGGTGGCACCAACATCCACTATCTTGAAGAATGGCTGTCGCAGCGCAAGCGCTGA
- the tldD gene encoding metalloprotease TldD: MSTRTPSAASHAAPTRERIDLAASLLLTPFGLDESHLARALAEIRAHRVDDADLYFQTTRSEGWSLEEGIVKTGSFSIDQGVGVRAVSGEKTAFAYSDDISEASLLDAARTVRSISASAQQGRARIASKKIAKSRSLYVGIDPIGTLGSADKVALLERAEQRARAKDPRVAQVMAGLASEYDVVLVARADGTLAADIRPLVRLSVTVIAEQDGRREMGSAGGGGRFGLAYFDDEQIAQYVDEAVNAALVNLESRPAPAGEMTVVLGPGWPGILLHEAIGHGLEGDFNRKGSSAFSGRIGQRVAAKGVTVLDDGTLPDRRGSLNVDDEGHTSGRNVLIEDGILKGYIQDSLNARLMGVAPTGNGRRESYAHIPMPRMTNTYMLGGDKDPKEIVASIKKGLYATNFGGGQVDITSGKFVFSASEAFWVENGKIQYPVKGATIIGSGPESLKRVGMIGNDMRLDSGVGTCGKEGQSVPVGVGQPTLRIDGLTVGGTA; encoded by the coding sequence ATGAGTACCCGTACCCCTTCTGCCGCATCCCACGCGGCCCCCACGCGCGAGCGCATCGACCTGGCCGCGAGCCTGCTGCTGACCCCTTTCGGTCTGGACGAGAGCCACCTTGCACGCGCGCTGGCTGAGATTCGCGCGCACCGCGTGGACGACGCCGATCTGTACTTTCAGACGACCCGCAGCGAGGGCTGGAGCCTGGAGGAGGGGATCGTCAAGACCGGCTCCTTCTCGATTGACCAGGGCGTGGGCGTGCGCGCCGTCAGCGGCGAGAAAACGGCGTTTGCCTATTCCGATGACATTTCTGAAGCCTCGCTGCTTGATGCGGCCCGAACCGTGCGGTCAATTTCGGCATCCGCGCAGCAGGGACGCGCGCGAATAGCTTCTAAAAAGATAGCAAAAAGCCGATCGCTGTATGTCGGCATTGACCCCATTGGCACCCTGGGCAGCGCCGACAAGGTGGCACTCCTGGAGCGTGCCGAGCAGCGCGCCCGCGCCAAGGACCCGCGCGTGGCGCAGGTCATGGCCGGGCTGGCGAGCGAGTACGACGTGGTGCTGGTGGCGCGCGCCGACGGCACGCTGGCAGCCGACATCCGCCCCCTGGTGCGCCTGTCGGTCACGGTGATTGCCGAGCAGGACGGCCGGCGCGAAATGGGTTCGGCGGGCGGCGGCGGACGCTTTGGCCTGGCGTATTTCGACGACGAACAAATCGCCCAGTACGTGGACGAGGCCGTGAATGCAGCCCTGGTCAATCTCGAGTCGCGCCCGGCGCCGGCCGGCGAAATGACGGTGGTCCTCGGCCCCGGATGGCCCGGCATCCTGCTGCACGAAGCCATCGGCCACGGTCTGGAGGGCGACTTCAACCGCAAAGGGTCCAGCGCTTTTAGCGGCCGCATTGGCCAGCGCGTGGCGGCCAAGGGCGTCACGGTGCTCGACGACGGCACGCTGCCAGACCGGCGCGGCTCGCTCAACGTGGACGACGAGGGCCACACCAGCGGGCGCAACGTGCTGATCGAGGACGGCATTCTCAAGGGCTACATCCAGGATTCGCTCAATGCCCGCCTGATGGGCGTGGCCCCCACCGGCAACGGCCGGCGCGAGAGTTACGCGCACATCCCCATGCCGCGCATGACCAACACCTACATGCTGGGCGGCGACAAGGACCCCAAGGAAATCGTCGCCAGCATCAAGAAGGGCCTGTACGCCACCAACTTCGGTGGGGGGCAGGTGGACATCACCTCGGGCAAATTCGTGTTCTCGGCCAGCGAAGCTTTCTGGGTCGAAAACGGAAAGATCCAATACCCGGTCAAGGGCGCCACCATCATTGGCAGCGGTCCCGAATCGCTCAAGCGCGTGGGCATGATCGGCAACGACATGCGGCTCGACAGCGGTGTCGGCACCTGCGGCAAGGAAGGCCAAAGCGTGCCTGTCGGCGTTGGCCAGCCCACCCTGCGCATCGATGGGCTGACGGTGGGCGGAACCGCGTAA
- a CDS encoding ferritin-like domain-containing protein has product MSVSGAAVLSASAVALLGGRDALAAGAKVSGKELEADVRILNSALGAELEAIAAYQVGAESGLLSKGVLPVAVQFQGHHKEHAAAIAAVVEKLGGKPVAAKEKYQFPVEKLKAEADVLRFAAGLERGAISAYLGAVPLFADRNLAQVAASILGDEAMHWAVLRQVLGESPVPSAFMS; this is encoded by the coding sequence ATGTCGGTCTCTGGTGCGGCCGTGCTCTCGGCAAGCGCCGTGGCCTTGCTGGGCGGGCGCGACGCGCTGGCGGCCGGCGCCAAGGTCAGCGGCAAAGAGCTCGAGGCCGATGTGCGCATCCTCAATTCCGCGCTGGGCGCCGAACTGGAGGCCATTGCCGCCTACCAGGTGGGGGCCGAGAGCGGATTGCTCAGCAAAGGCGTGTTGCCGGTGGCTGTGCAGTTCCAGGGCCACCACAAGGAGCATGCGGCCGCGATTGCCGCGGTGGTGGAGAAACTCGGCGGAAAGCCTGTAGCTGCCAAGGAAAAGTACCAGTTTCCAGTGGAAAAACTCAAAGCGGAAGCCGATGTGCTGCGTTTTGCCGCAGGTCTGGAGCGCGGCGCGATCTCGGCCTACCTGGGCGCTGTGCCCCTGTTTGCCGACCGCAACCTGGCGCAAGTGGCGGCCAGCATTCTGGGCGACGAAGCCATGCACTGGGCCGTGCTGCGCCAGGTGCTCGGCGAGTCTCCTGTGCCTTCGGCTTTCATGTCATGA
- a CDS encoding YegP family protein, translating into MAARFELKKTRNEKFVFNLLAANGQVVLTSETYESKASALGGIESVRKNGPDDTRYGRLSAKDGSPYFTLKALNGQVIGQSQMYSGAKARDGGIESVQANAASAALDDQTL; encoded by the coding sequence ATGGCCGCAAGGTTCGAGCTGAAAAAAACCCGGAACGAAAAATTCGTGTTCAACCTGCTGGCGGCGAACGGCCAGGTGGTGTTGACCAGCGAGACCTATGAGTCCAAAGCCAGCGCGCTGGGCGGCATCGAATCGGTGCGAAAAAACGGGCCCGACGACACGCGCTACGGCCGGCTGTCGGCCAAGGACGGCTCCCCTTACTTCACGCTCAAGGCGCTCAACGGCCAGGTCATCGGCCAAAGCCAGATGTATTCGGGCGCCAAAGCGCGCGATGGCGGCATCGAGTCGGTGCAGGCCAACGCCGCCAGCGCGGCACTGGACGATCAGACGCTCTGA
- a CDS encoding RNA polymerase sigma factor — translation MHPSSLSSALLKPLPTGSDEQLVASARQGEQSAFETIMRRHNRLLFRAARGVVSDDAEAQDVVQETYLRAFTRLQDFQGNASLGTWLARIAINLALDVLRRRSRSVPTDFTQDVDHEPSPEHMMSFSAPKSASPESAAARTELRNLLQSAIEGLPPIYRSVFMLRAVQEMSVDEAAYCLQVSDAVVKTRYLRARSMLRDALGAQIESHAESVFAFAGERCDQVVRHVLAELEQRNRIVRP, via the coding sequence ATGCATCCCTCGTCTCTTTCCAGCGCCCTGCTGAAACCACTTCCCACGGGTTCCGACGAGCAATTGGTGGCAAGCGCGCGGCAAGGCGAGCAGAGCGCGTTCGAAACCATCATGCGGCGCCACAACCGGCTGCTGTTTCGTGCGGCGCGCGGCGTGGTCAGCGACGACGCCGAGGCGCAGGACGTGGTGCAGGAAACCTATCTGCGCGCCTTCACGCGGCTGCAGGATTTTCAAGGCAACGCGTCGCTGGGCACCTGGCTGGCGCGCATCGCCATCAACCTGGCGCTTGATGTATTGCGCCGGCGCAGCCGATCGGTGCCCACGGACTTCACGCAGGACGTGGATCACGAACCTTCCCCGGAGCACATGATGTCTTTTAGCGCCCCCAAAAGCGCGTCGCCCGAGTCTGCGGCTGCGCGCACCGAGCTGCGCAACTTGCTGCAGTCCGCCATCGAAGGCCTGCCGCCGATCTACCGCAGCGTGTTCATGCTGCGCGCCGTGCAGGAAATGAGCGTGGACGAAGCAGCGTACTGCCTGCAGGTGAGCGATGCGGTGGTCAAAACGCGCTACCTGCGCGCCCGCTCCATGCTGCGCGATGCCCTTGGCGCGCAAATCGAATCCCATGCCGAGAGCGTCTTTGCCTTTGCTGGCGAGCGCTGTGACCAGGTCGTGCGCCACGTGCTGGCCGAACTGGAGCAGCGCAATCGCATTGTGCGGCCCTGA
- a CDS encoding YqiA/YcfP family alpha/beta fold hydrolase: MESLHTSVPTTHLLYLHGFRSSPQSAKARLMASYVAEQHPRVQFWCPQLPPSPRTAMNMLSQGIAPWPHASMAVIGSSLGGYYANWVAQQARCPSVLLNPAVDPARDLAHHIGDQTSWHDPAEHFYFAPEFVDELRALDLRGRPPAARQMAIIAKGDEVLDWREMAGRYADAQITLLEGGDHALSNFAQHLPDVARFLRLA; the protein is encoded by the coding sequence ATGGAATCGCTGCATACGTCCGTCCCCACCACGCACCTGCTTTACCTGCACGGCTTTCGCTCATCGCCCCAATCGGCCAAGGCGCGCCTCATGGCCTCGTATGTGGCAGAACAGCATCCCCGCGTCCAATTCTGGTGCCCGCAGCTGCCTCCATCCCCCCGCACTGCAATGAACATGCTAAGCCAAGGCATTGCCCCCTGGCCCCACGCCAGCATGGCCGTCATAGGCTCCTCGCTGGGCGGCTACTACGCCAACTGGGTGGCGCAGCAGGCGCGCTGCCCCAGCGTATTGCTGAACCCGGCCGTGGACCCGGCGCGCGATCTGGCGCACCACATTGGGGACCAGACCAGCTGGCACGACCCGGCCGAGCATTTCTATTTCGCGCCGGAGTTCGTCGATGAGCTGCGCGCCCTGGACCTGCGGGGCCGGCCCCCGGCAGCACGACAGATGGCCATCATCGCCAAAGGGGACGAGGTGCTGGACTGGCGTGAAATGGCGGGACGTTACGCGGATGCGCAAATCACCCTGCTCGAAGGCGGTGACCATGCACTAAGCAATTTCGCGCAGCATCTGCCTGATGTAGCGCGGTTTCTGCGATTGGCCTGA
- the accB gene encoding acetyl-CoA carboxylase biotin carboxyl carrier protein, whose translation MDLRKLKTLIDLVSESNVSELEITEAEGKVRIVKSGGTVVQQMVPATAPATAAQPAAVAAVPGLPAPAPVPEEPAGHIVKSPMVGTFYRASSPGAKAFVEVGSVVKEGETICIIEAMKILNEIESDKSGTVTRIFGENGQAVEYGQPLFVVE comes from the coding sequence ATGGATCTTCGAAAACTCAAAACCCTGATCGACCTCGTCTCCGAATCCAACGTCTCGGAGCTTGAGATCACCGAGGCCGAAGGGAAAGTGCGCATCGTCAAGAGCGGCGGCACTGTGGTTCAGCAGATGGTACCGGCCACTGCGCCTGCCACTGCTGCACAACCTGCGGCGGTGGCTGCGGTACCCGGACTGCCGGCCCCGGCTCCCGTCCCTGAGGAGCCGGCAGGGCATATCGTAAAGTCACCAATGGTTGGTACTTTTTACCGCGCCTCCAGCCCGGGAGCCAAGGCCTTTGTCGAAGTAGGCAGTGTCGTCAAGGAGGGTGAGACGATCTGCATTATCGAGGCGATGAAGATCCTCAACGAGATCGAATCGGACAAGTCGGGTACGGTGACCCGTATCTTTGGTGAAAACGGGCAGGCCGTCGAATATGGCCAGCCGCTCTTTGTGGTCGAGTAA
- a CDS encoding c-type cytochrome — protein MKPCWLSLALGLAGSLLATTASAAPDAAALARGEQVYARCAACHAIEANRTGPQHCGLFGRRAGTAPGYADYSKAMRASTTVWNEKSLNVFLRDPMKAVPGTAMGYAGVKDDAERADLIAWLKQASRPGVACTVRH, from the coding sequence ATGAAACCGTGCTGGCTTTCTCTGGCTCTGGGGCTGGCAGGCAGCCTGCTAGCGACCACAGCCAGCGCGGCGCCGGACGCAGCGGCGCTGGCACGCGGCGAGCAGGTCTATGCGCGCTGCGCCGCCTGCCACGCCATTGAGGCCAACCGGACCGGCCCGCAGCACTGTGGACTGTTTGGGCGCCGCGCCGGGACGGCGCCTGGGTACGCGGACTATTCCAAGGCGATGCGCGCAAGCACTACGGTGTGGAATGAGAAGTCGCTCAACGTCTTTCTGAGAGATCCCATGAAAGCCGTGCCCGGAACCGCCATGGGCTATGCCGGAGTGAAGGACGACGCCGAGCGTGCCGACCTGATCGCGTGGTTGAAACAGGCTTCGCGTCCCGGTGTGGCGTGCACCGTTCGGCACTGA
- the rodA gene encoding rod shape-determining protein RodA, translated as METTINQPTLLARVLPLFRGFDGWLLLLVLVLAGAGLLAMYSSGYDHGTRFADHGRNMLIALALLFVVAQIPPQRLMALAPPIYAAGVALLVAVAVAGITKKGAQRWIDLGVVIQPSELLKIGMPLMLAWWFQKREGQLRAVDFAVAGLLLAMPVGLIMKQPDLGTSLLVLAAGLSVIFFAGLSWKLVLPPVLLGAVGIALIVGFEPQLCAEGVRWPVLHDYQQQRICTLLDPTRDPLGKGFHIIQGMIAIGSGGTFGKGFMAGTQTHLEFIPERTTDFIFAAFSEEFGLIGNLVLIACFLLLVWRGLAIAMHASTLFSRLMAAAVSMIFFTYAFVNMGMVSGILPVVGVPLPFISYGGTAMVTLGLSLGILMSIVRSQRDLSQAR; from the coding sequence ATGGAAACCACGATCAACCAACCTACGCTGCTGGCACGCGTCCTGCCGCTGTTTCGTGGCTTTGACGGCTGGCTGCTGCTGCTGGTGCTGGTTCTGGCTGGTGCGGGGCTGCTGGCGATGTACTCCTCCGGCTACGACCACGGCACCCGCTTTGCCGACCATGGACGCAACATGCTGATTGCTCTTGCGCTGCTGTTTGTCGTGGCGCAGATTCCGCCGCAGCGGTTGATGGCGTTGGCTCCGCCGATCTACGCCGCTGGTGTCGCGCTGCTGGTGGCCGTGGCGGTGGCCGGCATCACCAAGAAGGGCGCGCAGCGCTGGATTGACCTGGGGGTGGTGATCCAGCCGAGCGAGCTGCTCAAAATCGGCATGCCCTTGATGCTGGCATGGTGGTTCCAGAAACGCGAGGGACAACTGCGTGCGGTGGACTTTGCCGTGGCAGGGCTGCTGCTGGCCATGCCGGTGGGCCTGATCATGAAGCAGCCCGATTTGGGAACGTCGCTTTTGGTGCTGGCGGCGGGCCTGTCAGTCATCTTTTTTGCCGGCTTGTCCTGGAAGCTGGTGCTGCCGCCCGTCTTGCTGGGCGCCGTCGGCATTGCGCTGATCGTCGGGTTCGAGCCGCAGTTGTGCGCCGAAGGCGTGCGCTGGCCGGTGCTGCACGACTACCAGCAGCAGCGCATCTGCACGCTGCTGGATCCGACGCGGGATCCGCTGGGCAAGGGCTTTCACATCATTCAGGGGATGATCGCCATCGGTTCCGGGGGGACCTTTGGCAAAGGCTTCATGGCTGGCACGCAGACACACCTGGAGTTCATTCCCGAACGCACAACAGACTTTATTTTTGCCGCATTTTCCGAGGAGTTCGGTCTGATCGGCAATCTGGTGCTTATCGCCTGCTTTCTGCTGCTGGTCTGGCGCGGCTTGGCCATTGCCATGCACGCGAGCACCTTGTTTTCCCGCCTGATGGCTGCGGCTGTTTCCATGATTTTCTTCACCTACGCCTTCGTCAATATGGGCATGGTGAGCGGTATCTTGCCGGTGGTGGGCGTGCCCCTGCCTTTCATCAGCTACGGCGGTACGGCCATGGTGACGCTGGGTTTGTCGCTGGGCATTCTGATGTCCATCGTGCGCTCGCAGCGTGATCTGTCCCAGGCACGCTGA